One Fusarium falciforme chromosome 1, complete sequence genomic window carries:
- a CDS encoding Zn(2)-C6 fungal-type domain-containing protein encodes MAPSGDANKAAGKDVGDIIGQENVAPKSQPTRQPSKQQVRHRASVACASCRDRRIRCVVPKDQTTCTACQKTGAECIIKNDDERRRPISKAYMSSLSDRISMLEGMLLEKGVVPPPASHPPKSRHEPSGGQPEDNVPAASNQSSLPKPERASPWHSIPSPSDSRNEDYMAAGSDHDDGNLSTIIKEESPIRILDPQQEDIIHRLLSTKGNLSFDQISGGLRFFGPTANSHVYAGSSDHYDTREPPEQVRQAEGIIRSLDPETHDYLVDNFFQYYNSAIQIIDREAFEADRQSPYPKFYSHFLHVTILAMGYRSADMDREDMRRITLRRRESTLHREAKAMLDSELERPGGIPSVQALLLLGDLECGVGRDNTGWMYSGMANRLAFDIGLHLDCTSKMSEQDTKIRNMAMQACVIYDRYWGLFLGRPLAIKSQDVDLLSNRFSQLISIGLDPPKQDMTSEIYEQLIELMELAGRIVEIRDLTGSSRGSSAGEAEENRYLQVVNLDRQLQNWYRRLPERLSWKPSNLKTAPYSFFLLHQQYHVTMILLHQPWAKYGSIAGDGASTGSHSSPKSDHTASTDDFGHQLGSVVADASLGIGCTQRLGNESRTSLSRSICTQQAIRVARIFWQHRQRFDGRKIFVTGMQHAGAAAIALIAALTYQRNEPDRRTYVGYLEILSDAVGDMSYAYHPASRMDNLLKAVLDQIRNSMAESTQSPKDSTSYKSASSATDSGTSGFSIPSDLPSSTIPLRREAADPELGKPVKKRRPTNSRESSEYAPPRPPYSAVSTQPPPSADKVQSFSYGPTQQHQPQFDSLLFSMGMNDPSGQLDLGFVGGAAIDMDPNGDASGGLLGKPEAMDLGIPSSNSWNLSTMQHAQGLVSYDTPIDWTSGTAGLSASSVLNQSAALSSGIMSGAPAFGSIKDEGRSASDRKGVDAMGMKMSTINTSWMGGGDMSSASPAGLGNLVQNANKSSQGDDGSQRNHSLDFFSFS; translated from the exons ATGGCCCCTTCTGGCGACGCAAACAAGGCTGCCGGCAAAGATGTGGGGGACATCATCGGCCAAGAGAATGTCGCCCCCAAGAGCCAGCCAACCCGCCAACCCAGCAAACAGCAAGTACGCCATCGCGCTTCTGTCGCTTGTGCCTCATGTCGTGACCGAAGAATCCGATGCGTAGTCCCGAAGGACCAAACCACGTGCACAGCATGTCAGAAGACGGGCGCCGAATGCATCATCAAGAACGATGACGAGAGGAGACG GCCTATCTCCAAGGCATACATGTCCTCTCTATCAGACCGAATCTCCATGCTAGAGGGCATGCTGCTGGAAAAGGGGGTTGTGCCGCCTCCTGCGTCTCATCCCCCCAAATCAAGGCACGAGCCTTCAGGTGGGCAACCAGAAGACAATGTCCCGGCGGCGAGCAACCAAAGCTCGCTACCAAAGCCAGAGAGGGCGTCACCATGGCACAGCATTCCTTCACCATCAGACTCCCGCAATGAAGACTACATGGCTGCTGGAAGTGACCACGATGACGGAAATCTATCGACTATCATCAAAGAGGAGTCACCGATACGGATTCTGGACCCGCAGCAGGAAGACATCATTCACCGTCTGCTCTCTACCAAGGGGAATCTCTCTTTCGATCAAATATCTGGAGGACTACGCTTCTTTGGTCCCACCGCCAACAGCCACGTGTATGCTGGGTCCTCAGATCATTATGATACTCGTGAGCCTCCAGAGCAGGTCCGACAAGCAGAAGGTATCATCCGATCTCTGGATCCTGAAACGCATGATTACCTCGTTGATAATTTCTTCCAATACTATAATTCAGCGATCCAGATCATCGACCGAGAGGCTTTCGAGGCCGACCGCCAGTCTCCGTATCCCAAGTTCTACTCTCACTTCCTCCATGTTACCATTCTGGCGATGGGTTACCGATCAGCCGATATGGACCGAGAAGACATGCGCAGGATTACTTTGAGGCGAAGGGAGAGCACCCTCCACCGGGAGGCAAAAGCAATGCTTGACAGTGAGCTGGAGCGGCCTGGAGGTATCCCCAGTGTTCAAGcacttttgcttcttggcgACCTAGAGTGTGGTGTTGGCAGGGACAACACCGGCTGGATGTATTCAG GAATGGCAAATCGCCTTGCCTTTGATATTGGCCTACATCTCGACTGCACAAGCAAGATGTCTGAGCAGGATACCAAGATTCGGAACATGGCTATGCAAGCCTGCGTTATCTATGACAGATACTGGGGTCTCTTTCTTGGAAGGCCTTTGGCCATCAAGAGCCAAGACGTTGATCTCTTGTCCAACCGCTTTTCTCAGCTTATATCCATCGGCCTCGATCCGCCTAAGCAAGACATGACCTCGGAGATCTACGAGCAACTGATCGAGTTGATGGAGCTAGCAGGACGGATCGTCGAGATAAGGGACCTGACAGGCTCGAGCCGAGGCTCAAGTGCAGGCGAGGCGGAGGAGAATCGGTACCTCCAAGTCGTCAATCTTGATAGACAACTCCAAAACTGGTACCGAAGACTTCCGGAACGCCTTTCTTGGAAACCAAGCAACCTCAAAACAGCGCCTTacagcttcttcctccttcatcaGCAGTATCATGTTACTATGATTCTCCTTCATCAACCATGGGCCAAGTACGGCTCCATTGCCGGGGATGGTGCTAGCACGGGATCCCATTCAAGTCCAAAGAGTGACCACACGGCCAGCACTGACGATTTTGGGCATCAGCTGGGGTCTGTAGTTGCTGATGCTTCCTTGGGTATCGGTTGTACTCAGAGGCTCGGCAACGAGAGTCGTACCTCGTTGTCTCGCAGCATCTGTACCCAGCAGGCAATCCGTGTGGCCCGCATCTTCTGGCAGCACCGCCAGAGGTTCGATGGGCGCAAGATCTTCGTGACAGGGATGCAGCATGCTGGAGCCGCAGCCATTGCGTTGATTGCAGCACTCACCTACCAGCGGAATGAGCCGGACCGCCGGACATACGTAGGCTATCTTGAGATTCTATCCGATGCAGTTGGCGACATGAGTTACGCATACCATCCGGCCAGCAGGATGGACAATCTACTCAAAGCCGTGCTTGATCAGATCAGAAACAGCATGGCCGAGTCAACTCAATCTCCCAAGGACAGTACAAGCTATAAAAGCGCCAGCAGTGCTACTGATAGTGGCACAAGTGGCTTCTCTATTCCGAGCGACTTGCCCTCCTCTACGATTCCGTTGAGACGGGAAGCTGCAGACCCCGAGCTTGGCAAACCAGTCAAAAAGAGGCGACCAACAAATAGTAGGGAATCTTCAGAGTATGCTCCCCCGCGGCCACCATACTCCGCCGTTTCAACTCAGCCACCACCCAGCGCCGACAAGGTGCAGAGTTTCTCCTATGGTCCCACTCAGCAGCACCAACCGCAGTTCGACTCACTACTATTCTCCATGGGCATGAACGATCCCTCTGGGCAGTTGGATCTGGGCTTTGTCGGTGGCGCTGCAATCGACATGGATCCCAATGGTGATGCCTCGGGTGGCTTGTTGGGAAAACCGGAAGCCATGGACCTTGGCATCCCTTCCTCGAATAGCTGGAACTTGAGCACGATGCAACATGCTCAAGGTTTGGTTTCCTACGATACTCCAATCGACTGGACTTCAGGAACAGCAGGGCTCAGTGCCAGTTCAGTGTTGAATCAAAGCGCAGCCCTCTCAAGTGGCATCATGTCGGGGGCTCCCGCATTTGGCTCAATTAAAGATGAAGGTAGATCAGCCAGTGACAGGAAAGGTGTGGATGCAATGGGAATGAAAATGTCCACCATAAATACCAGTTGgatgggtggtggtgatatGAGTTCAGCAAGCCCTGCAGGTTTGGGCAATTTGGTCCAGAATGCAAACAAGTCATCACaaggtgatgatggaagcCAAAGGAACCACTCTTTGGACTTTTTCAGCTTTTCATAG